In Isoptericola jiangsuensis, the following proteins share a genomic window:
- a CDS encoding class I SAM-dependent methyltransferase, translated as MDSSSLAKLLSPEGWALVNALPPYDESRAMALATRLRAEGVDPDLAAAALTQSRLRAKARAKLGPFAEGMLFTPDGVEQATRLVVAALHARRYLAAGVTKVADLTSGVGADALAFAGVGLQVLATDVDETTAALATVNLRAFPEAEVRHADGLTLDLAAEGVDGVYADPARRTRGGKRIFDPAAYAPPLDAVWALRDQVPALGIKIGPGVPHAGLPDDAETQWVSVDGDVVEAGLWFGPLAPEGPGRSALVLRSTGGDPTHGTGASGTVSRLLRTGPDDADLVPDVGAVGAYLYEPDGAVVRAGLVAHAAAELGGRLVDRTIAYVTTDAPAPAPEPGQAPLATGYRVLDVLPFSVKRLKAYLRERGVGRLTIKKRGTAVTPEQLRSQLALSGDATATIVLTRVAGRQHVLVVEPLGG; from the coding sequence ATGGACTCCTCGTCGCTCGCCAAGCTCCTCAGCCCCGAGGGCTGGGCCCTGGTCAACGCGCTGCCCCCGTACGACGAGTCCCGCGCGATGGCGCTGGCCACGCGCCTGCGCGCCGAGGGCGTGGACCCCGACCTCGCCGCGGCCGCCCTCACCCAGTCCCGGCTGCGCGCCAAGGCCCGCGCCAAGCTCGGGCCGTTCGCCGAGGGCATGCTCTTCACCCCCGACGGCGTCGAGCAGGCCACCCGGCTCGTCGTCGCCGCGCTGCACGCCCGCCGCTACCTCGCCGCCGGGGTGACGAAGGTCGCCGACCTCACCAGCGGCGTGGGCGCCGACGCTCTCGCGTTCGCCGGTGTCGGCCTCCAGGTCCTCGCCACCGACGTCGACGAGACCACCGCCGCCCTGGCCACCGTGAACCTGCGGGCCTTCCCCGAGGCGGAGGTGCGGCACGCCGACGGGCTCACGCTCGACCTCGCCGCCGAGGGCGTCGACGGCGTCTACGCCGACCCCGCCCGGCGCACCCGCGGCGGCAAGCGGATCTTCGACCCTGCCGCCTACGCCCCGCCGCTCGACGCCGTGTGGGCGCTGCGCGACCAGGTCCCCGCGCTCGGCATCAAGATCGGCCCCGGGGTCCCCCACGCCGGGCTGCCCGACGACGCCGAGACGCAGTGGGTGTCCGTCGACGGCGACGTCGTCGAGGCCGGGCTGTGGTTCGGTCCGCTCGCACCCGAGGGCCCCGGACGCTCGGCCCTCGTCCTGCGCTCGACCGGCGGCGACCCGACCCACGGCACCGGCGCGTCGGGCACCGTCTCGCGCCTGCTGCGCACCGGGCCCGACGACGCGGACCTCGTCCCGGACGTCGGCGCCGTCGGCGCGTACCTCTACGAGCCCGACGGCGCGGTGGTGCGCGCCGGGCTGGTCGCGCACGCCGCCGCCGAGCTCGGCGGCCGCCTCGTGGACCGCACCATCGCCTACGTCACCACCGACGCCCCCGCTCCAGCTCCGGAGCCCGGGCAGGCGCCGCTCGCCACTGGCTACCGGGTGCTCGACGTCCTGCCGTTCAGCGTGAAGCGGCTCAAGGCGTACCTGCGCGAGCGCGGCGTCGGCCGCCTCACGATCAAGAAGCGCGGCACCGCCGTCACCCCCGAGCAGCTCCGCTCCCAGCTCGCCCTGTCCGGCGACGCGACCGCGACGATCGTGCTCACCCGGGTCGCAGGACGCCAGCACGTCCTCGTCGTGGAGCCGCTCGGCGGCTGA
- the groES gene encoding co-chaperone GroES, with protein MSVPIKPLEDRIVVKAVEAETTTASGLVIPDTAKEKPQEGEVLAVGEGRFDDKGARVPVDVKVGDKVIYSKYGGTEVKYGGVDYLVLSSRDILAVVVG; from the coding sequence GTGTCGGTCCCCATCAAGCCGCTCGAGGACCGGATCGTCGTCAAGGCCGTCGAGGCCGAGACCACGACCGCTTCCGGCCTGGTCATCCCGGACACCGCCAAGGAGAAGCCCCAGGAGGGCGAGGTCCTGGCCGTGGGCGAGGGCCGTTTCGACGACAAGGGCGCTCGCGTCCCGGTCGACGTGAAGGTCGGCGACAAGGTCATCTACTCCAAGTACGGCGGCACCGAGGTCAAGTACGGCGGCGTGGACTACCTGGTCCTGTCGTCGCGCGACATCCTCGCCGTCGTCGTCGGCTGA
- a CDS encoding WhiB family transcriptional regulator translates to MTEISRLPGPVMELWEWQYQGSCRDADDTLFFHPEGERGSTRRRRAEAAKAICRACPVMMECREQSLRVREPYGVWGGLSEDERSAILAGRDRKTG, encoded by the coding sequence ATGACGGAGATCTCAAGACTGCCCGGGCCGGTCATGGAGCTGTGGGAGTGGCAGTACCAGGGTTCGTGCCGCGACGCGGACGACACCCTGTTCTTCCACCCCGAGGGAGAACGTGGATCCACCCGACGACGACGGGCCGAGGCCGCCAAGGCCATCTGCCGCGCCTGCCCCGTCATGATGGAGTGCCGCGAGCAGTCGCTGCGCGTCCGCGAGCCCTACGGCGTCTGGGGCGGCCTGAGCGAGGACGAGCGCTCCGCCATCCTCGCCGGCCGCGACCGCAAGACCGGCTGA
- a CDS encoding MerR family transcriptional regulator: MTTSRPAQDSGGARTSGPGLAVAAVARRLGVAPATLRTWDRRYGLGPSGRTAGSHRRYTPEDVARLLVMRRLTLEGVAPVDAAEAALEADVDELEAAHRAGPPTVPAEDTAEPDDSGDAADAGARQRAHLRALPGGGQGGPGGPGGRPAGSAPGAPGQNTSGRVSAVVDSALAYDQSRCDDLLRIGPNGDPALWWSQLVDPAWSRLAERTVLAGPGAVPELVLATAALQALRSFTEALEQTVVQNGGPPANHPSRMRNIVLIFAAPDEVVPLSAHALAAALTAKGKTARIVTGPASVRRSLELITMVRPAALVLATLQRRPDLDLVHAVHEGFPQLPIFVGLRRDDAAAELPLTPQVQRVRSFTGMLHEILEVVGS, from the coding sequence ATGACCACATCGCGACCCGCCCAGGACTCGGGGGGCGCTCGCACGTCAGGCCCCGGGCTCGCGGTCGCCGCCGTGGCCCGCCGCCTCGGCGTCGCCCCCGCGACGCTCCGGACCTGGGACCGCCGCTACGGACTCGGCCCCTCGGGCCGCACCGCGGGGTCCCACCGTCGCTACACCCCCGAGGACGTGGCACGACTCCTCGTCATGCGCCGGCTCACGCTCGAGGGCGTCGCCCCCGTGGACGCCGCCGAGGCCGCGCTCGAGGCCGACGTCGACGAGCTCGAGGCCGCCCACCGCGCCGGCCCGCCCACCGTCCCCGCCGAGGACACCGCCGAACCCGACGACAGCGGCGACGCCGCCGACGCCGGCGCCCGGCAGCGTGCGCACCTGCGTGCCCTGCCCGGCGGGGGCCAGGGCGGCCCGGGCGGCCCGGGCGGCCGCCCCGCCGGCAGCGCTCCCGGAGCTCCCGGCCAGAACACGTCCGGCCGGGTGTCGGCGGTCGTGGACTCCGCGCTCGCCTACGACCAGTCCCGCTGCGACGACCTGCTGCGCATCGGCCCGAACGGCGACCCGGCCCTGTGGTGGTCGCAGCTGGTGGACCCGGCGTGGAGCCGCCTCGCGGAGCGCACGGTGCTCGCCGGGCCGGGCGCCGTGCCGGAGCTCGTGCTCGCCACCGCCGCCCTGCAGGCGCTGCGCAGCTTCACCGAGGCGCTCGAGCAGACGGTCGTGCAGAACGGCGGCCCGCCCGCGAACCACCCGAGCCGCATGCGCAACATCGTGCTGATCTTCGCGGCGCCGGACGAGGTCGTGCCGCTGTCGGCGCACGCGCTCGCGGCGGCGCTGACGGCGAAGGGCAAGACGGCGCGGATCGTCACCGGCCCGGCGAGCGTCCGCCGCTCGCTGGAGCTGATCACGATGGTGCGTCCGGCGGCGCTCGTCCTGGCGACCCTGCAGCGCCGCCCCGACCTCGACCTCGTCCATGCCGTCCACGAGGGCTTCCCGCAGCTCCCGATCTTCGTCGGGCTGCGGCGTGACGACGCCGCGGCCGAGCTGCCGCTGACCCCGCAGGTGCAGCGAGTGCGCTCCTTCACCGGCATGCTGCACGAGATCCTCGAGGTCGTCGGGAGCTGA
- the guaB gene encoding IMP dehydrogenase has translation MTDTSSPAHDPFGFLGLTYDDVLLLPGYSDLAPSDIDTTSRLTREISLRIPLVSAAMDTVTEARMAIAMARQGGLGVLHRNLSIEDQARQVDLVKRTQTGIIDNPVTIGPDATLEELDQRAGEFRVSGFPVLDAAGKLVGIVTNRDLRFTPVAEWATTKVSEVMTPQPLITGAAGISRDEATALLRKHKLERLPLVDDEGRLAGLITVKDFVKSEQFPNASKDGQGRLLVGAAIGYFGDAWERATTLVDAGVDVLVADTAHGNVRMLVDMVKRLKTDPATKHVQVIGGNVATKEGAQTFVDAGADGIKVGVGPGSICTTRVVTGVGVPQITAVYEASLAARAAGVPVIADGGMRHSGEIGKAIVAGAEAVMLGSMLAGTEEAPGDTILVNGKQFKAYRGMGSVGAMSSRGKKSYSKDRYFQAEVASDDLIVPEGVEGQVPYKGTLSTVAHQLVGGLHQTMFYVGARTVPELQAKGRFVRITSASLKESHPHDVVMTVEAPNYRVS, from the coding sequence ATGACGGACACCTCCTCGCCCGCGCACGACCCGTTCGGATTCCTCGGCCTCACCTACGACGACGTCCTGCTGCTGCCGGGGTACTCGGACCTCGCGCCGTCGGACATCGACACCACCTCGCGTCTGACCCGGGAGATCTCCCTGCGCATCCCGCTGGTGTCGGCGGCGATGGACACCGTCACCGAGGCGCGCATGGCGATCGCGATGGCCCGCCAGGGCGGCCTCGGCGTCCTGCACCGCAACCTGTCGATCGAGGACCAGGCCCGCCAGGTCGACCTCGTCAAGCGCACCCAGACGGGCATCATCGACAACCCGGTGACGATCGGCCCCGACGCGACGCTGGAGGAGCTCGACCAGCGAGCCGGCGAGTTCCGCGTCTCCGGCTTCCCCGTCCTGGACGCCGCCGGCAAGCTCGTCGGCATCGTGACGAACCGCGACCTTCGCTTCACCCCGGTCGCCGAGTGGGCGACGACCAAGGTGTCCGAGGTCATGACCCCGCAGCCGCTCATCACGGGCGCCGCCGGGATCTCCCGCGACGAGGCGACGGCGCTGCTGCGCAAGCACAAGCTGGAGCGCCTGCCCCTCGTCGACGACGAGGGCCGCCTCGCCGGTCTCATCACCGTCAAGGACTTCGTGAAGTCCGAGCAGTTCCCGAACGCGTCGAAGGACGGTCAGGGCCGCCTGCTCGTCGGCGCGGCCATCGGCTACTTCGGCGACGCGTGGGAGCGCGCGACGACCCTCGTCGACGCCGGGGTGGACGTCCTCGTGGCGGACACCGCGCACGGCAACGTGCGGATGCTCGTCGACATGGTCAAGCGGCTCAAGACGGACCCCGCGACGAAGCACGTCCAGGTCATCGGCGGCAACGTCGCGACCAAGGAGGGCGCCCAGACGTTCGTCGACGCGGGCGCGGACGGCATCAAGGTCGGTGTCGGCCCGGGCTCCATCTGCACCACGCGCGTCGTCACCGGCGTCGGCGTCCCGCAGATCACGGCCGTGTACGAGGCGTCGCTGGCGGCCCGCGCCGCGGGCGTGCCCGTCATCGCGGACGGCGGCATGCGGCACTCGGGCGAGATCGGCAAGGCGATCGTCGCCGGCGCCGAGGCCGTCATGCTGGGCTCGATGCTCGCGGGCACCGAGGAGGCGCCGGGCGACACGATCCTCGTCAACGGCAAGCAGTTCAAGGCGTACCGCGGCATGGGCTCCGTGGGCGCGATGAGCTCGCGCGGCAAGAAGTCCTACTCCAAGGACCGGTACTTCCAGGCCGAGGTGGCCAGCGACGACCTCATCGTTCCCGAGGGCGTCGAGGGTCAGGTCCCCTACAAGGGCACCCTGTCGACGGTGGCGCACCAGCTCGTGGGAGGCCTGCACCAGACGATGTTCTACGTCGGCGCGCGCACCGTCCCCGAGCTCCAGGCCAAGGGCCGGTTCGTGCGCATCACGTCGGCCTCGCTCAAGGAGTCGCACCCGCACGACGTCGTCATGACGGTCGAGGCGCCGAACTACCGCGTGTCCTGA
- a CDS encoding exonuclease domain-containing protein — protein sequence MDDTGWTAGPLLGFDTETTGIDVHTDRIVTAAVVLRTPLTTEVRTWLVDPGVEIPAEAAAIHGVSTEHARAHGRPPAEALEEIAVFLAEHVRAGVPVVAYNAAFDLTLLDAELARHGLPTLPERLGRAVSPVLDPLVIDRWQDRYRRGKRRLGDLVELYGVTGEGELHTADVDVLATLDVLEALVLRYPDLRSVALDALHLAQRDAHRAWAESFNAWRRDQGLDGPGASPAWPVEPRAAG from the coding sequence ATGGACGACACGGGCTGGACCGCGGGGCCACTGCTCGGCTTCGACACCGAGACCACCGGGATCGACGTGCACACCGACCGCATCGTCACCGCGGCGGTCGTGCTGCGCACGCCGCTCACGACGGAGGTCCGGACCTGGCTGGTCGACCCGGGCGTGGAGATCCCCGCGGAGGCGGCCGCGATACACGGGGTCAGCACCGAGCACGCCCGCGCCCACGGTCGCCCGCCGGCCGAGGCGCTGGAGGAGATCGCCGTGTTCCTCGCCGAGCACGTGCGCGCCGGGGTGCCGGTGGTCGCGTACAACGCGGCGTTCGACCTCACGCTGCTCGACGCGGAGCTGGCGCGCCACGGTCTGCCCACCCTGCCCGAGCGGCTGGGCCGCGCCGTGTCGCCGGTCCTGGACCCGCTCGTCATCGACCGCTGGCAGGACCGCTACCGGCGGGGCAAGCGTCGCCTCGGCGACCTCGTCGAGCTGTACGGGGTGACGGGCGAGGGCGAGCTGCACACCGCGGACGTCGACGTGCTCGCCACGCTCGACGTGCTGGAGGCGCTGGTGCTGCGCTACCCCGACCTGCGCTCCGTCGCCCTCGACGCCCTGCACCTGGCGCAGCGCGACGCGCACCGCGCCTGGGCCGAGAGCTTCAACGCGTGGCGTCGGGACCAGGGGCTCGACGGCCCGGGCGCCTCCCCCGCGTGGCCCGTCGAGCCGCGCGCCGCCGGCTGA
- a CDS encoding GuaB3 family IMP dehydrogenase-related protein has product MSNEIEIGRGKRGRRAYSFDDIAVVPSRRTRDPKDVSTGWQIDAYHFDLPILAAPMDSVMSPDTAVALGRHGGLGVLDLEGLWTRYESPEPLLAEIRDLPAAQATRRMQEIYDEPIKPELITQRLKEVRASGVTVAGALSPARTQEHYQTVVDAGVDLFVIRGTTVSAEHVSGNAEPLNLKRFIYELDVPVVVGGASTYTAALHLMRTGAAGVLVGFGGGAAHTTRVSLGIHAPMATAVSDVAAARRDYLDESGGRYVHVIADGGVGRSGDVVKAVACGADAVMLGAALARASEAPGRGWHWGPEAHHSQLPRGERVEVGTAGTLEEILFGPGHHADGTTNLVGALRRAMATTGYSDLKEFQRVEVVVSPYQPR; this is encoded by the coding sequence GTGAGCAACGAGATCGAGATCGGCCGTGGCAAGCGCGGGCGCCGCGCGTACTCCTTCGACGACATCGCCGTGGTGCCGTCGCGACGGACGCGCGACCCGAAGGACGTCTCCACCGGCTGGCAGATCGACGCGTACCACTTCGACCTGCCGATCCTCGCCGCGCCGATGGACTCCGTGATGAGCCCGGACACCGCGGTGGCGCTGGGCCGCCACGGCGGGCTCGGCGTCCTCGACCTCGAGGGCCTGTGGACCCGCTACGAGTCGCCGGAGCCGCTGCTCGCGGAGATCCGCGACCTCCCCGCGGCGCAGGCCACCCGGCGCATGCAGGAGATCTACGACGAGCCCATCAAGCCGGAGCTCATCACGCAGCGCCTCAAGGAGGTCCGCGCCTCCGGCGTGACCGTCGCGGGCGCCCTGTCGCCGGCGCGCACGCAGGAGCACTACCAGACGGTCGTCGACGCGGGCGTGGACCTGTTCGTCATCCGCGGCACCACCGTCTCGGCCGAGCACGTGTCGGGCAACGCCGAGCCGCTCAACCTCAAGCGGTTCATCTACGAGCTCGACGTGCCCGTCGTCGTCGGCGGCGCCTCCACCTACACCGCCGCGCTGCACCTCATGCGCACCGGTGCCGCGGGCGTGCTCGTCGGGTTCGGCGGCGGAGCCGCGCACACCACCCGTGTGAGCCTCGGCATCCACGCGCCCATGGCGACCGCCGTGTCCGACGTCGCCGCGGCCCGGCGGGACTACCTCGACGAGTCCGGCGGCCGGTACGTGCACGTCATCGCCGACGGCGGCGTCGGCCGCTCGGGCGACGTCGTCAAGGCCGTCGCGTGCGGTGCGGACGCCGTCATGCTCGGCGCCGCCCTGGCGCGCGCCTCCGAGGCCCCCGGCCGCGGCTGGCACTGGGGCCCCGAGGCGCACCACTCCCAGCTCCCGCGCGGCGAGCGCGTCGAGGTCGGCACCGCCGGCACCCTCGAGGAGATCCTCTTCGGGCCGGGCCACCACGCCGACGGCACCACCAACCTCGTCGGCGCCCTGCGGCGTGCGATGGCGACCACCGGCTACTCCGACCTCAAGGAGTTCCAGCGCGTCGAGGTCGTCGTGTCGCCCTACCAGCCGCGATGA
- a CDS encoding GNAT family acetyltransferase codes for MTGAPAAPTGTSAPAAAGDAVVIGEMRDADVEGVVALWEACDLTRAWNDPHRDVAAARRNPTSTVLVARDGDTVVGSAMAGYEGHRGWLYYVAVAPGRRGTGLGRQVVTAAEDWLHAAGAHKVRLMVRTTNTAVLGFYAGLGYTDAGCTVLGRDLSR; via the coding sequence ATGACCGGGGCGCCCGCCGCGCCGACGGGCACGTCCGCCCCGGCAGCGGCGGGCGACGCCGTCGTGATCGGCGAGATGCGTGACGCCGACGTCGAGGGCGTCGTCGCGCTGTGGGAGGCCTGCGACCTGACCCGGGCGTGGAACGACCCGCACCGCGACGTCGCCGCCGCGCGCCGCAACCCCACCTCCACGGTCCTCGTCGCACGCGACGGCGACACCGTCGTCGGCTCCGCGATGGCGGGCTACGAGGGGCACCGTGGCTGGCTGTACTACGTCGCCGTCGCCCCGGGACGCCGGGGCACGGGGCTCGGCCGGCAGGTGGTGACGGCCGCGGAGGACTGGCTGCACGCCGCCGGGGCGCACAAGGTGCGCCTCATGGTCCGCACCACCAACACCGCCGTGCTCGGGTTCTACGCCGGCCTCGGATACACCGACGCCGGGTGCACGGTGCTCGGCCGCGACCTGTCACGCTGA
- a CDS encoding succinic semialdehyde dehydrogenase produces the protein MATAHESDGALGDVIDPELPASTYVLEPEVVEPLVRRLATSHDAGVHRSTLPFTGAPLAAVPFSSVADVTEAVTRARAAQHDWAARPLRDRLQVVDRLGVLVLQRQSEILDLIQMESGKARRSAFEEVADVAQTCRHYVVRGPRYLADRREPGALSVLTGVRVHRRPVGVVGVISPWNYPLTLALAEAIPALVAGNAVVLKPDPQTMLSALWAAELFAEAGLPDDLLAVVGGAGDVGAALVDHVDHIAFTGSTAVGRKVAARAGERLIGATLELGGKNPLYVAADADLDAAVPGVVRACFSNAGQLCMSIERLVLHERIADAFLERFVPAVRELSLGPGLDYTADVGSLVSADQLAKVAEHVDDALAKGAHALTGAVHRADIGPYFYAPTVLDHVPDDAVCLREETFGPVVTVSRVASDDAAVAAMNDTEFGLNASVWTSDVARARRLAARVDAGTVVVNDGYASAWGSAGAPMGGMKSSGLGRRHGREAIDAVTEVQTVAVQRGLGAGVSLDTLYRLGGETPSAVLTTALRAMRRLRMP, from the coding sequence ATGGCAACTGCGCACGAGAGCGACGGTGCTCTGGGCGATGTGATCGACCCCGAGCTCCCCGCGTCCACCTACGTCCTCGAGCCCGAGGTCGTGGAACCCCTGGTCCGCCGGCTCGCGACCTCCCACGACGCGGGGGTGCACCGCAGCACGCTGCCCTTCACGGGCGCCCCGCTGGCCGCGGTGCCGTTCTCGTCCGTCGCCGACGTCACCGAGGCCGTCACCCGCGCCCGCGCGGCCCAGCACGACTGGGCGGCCCGCCCGCTCCGCGACCGTCTGCAGGTCGTCGACCGCCTGGGCGTGCTCGTCCTGCAGCGGCAGTCCGAGATCCTCGACCTCATCCAGATGGAGTCCGGCAAGGCGCGCCGGTCGGCCTTCGAGGAGGTCGCGGACGTCGCGCAGACCTGCCGGCACTACGTCGTGCGCGGCCCGCGCTACCTCGCCGACCGCCGCGAGCCCGGCGCGCTGTCCGTCCTGACGGGCGTGCGCGTGCACCGCCGCCCCGTGGGCGTCGTCGGCGTCATCTCACCCTGGAACTACCCGCTCACCCTCGCCCTGGCCGAGGCGATCCCCGCCCTTGTGGCGGGCAACGCCGTCGTGCTCAAGCCGGACCCGCAGACCATGCTGTCCGCGCTGTGGGCCGCCGAGCTGTTCGCCGAGGCCGGCCTGCCCGACGACCTCCTCGCCGTCGTCGGCGGCGCCGGGGACGTCGGTGCCGCGCTCGTCGACCACGTCGACCACATCGCGTTCACCGGTTCCACCGCGGTGGGCCGGAAGGTCGCGGCGCGCGCCGGCGAGCGGCTCATCGGCGCCACTCTGGAGCTCGGCGGCAAGAACCCCCTCTACGTCGCCGCGGACGCCGACCTCGACGCCGCGGTGCCCGGCGTCGTGCGCGCCTGCTTCTCCAACGCCGGTCAGCTCTGCATGTCGATCGAGCGGCTCGTCCTGCACGAGCGCATCGCCGACGCCTTCCTCGAACGGTTCGTCCCCGCCGTGCGCGAGCTGTCGCTCGGGCCCGGCCTCGACTACACCGCCGACGTCGGCTCGCTGGTCTCCGCCGACCAGCTCGCCAAGGTCGCCGAGCACGTCGACGACGCCCTCGCCAAGGGTGCGCACGCCCTCACCGGCGCCGTGCACCGCGCCGACATCGGCCCGTACTTCTACGCGCCCACCGTGCTGGACCACGTCCCCGACGACGCCGTCTGCCTGCGCGAGGAGACGTTCGGGCCCGTCGTGACGGTGTCCCGCGTCGCCAGCGACGACGCGGCCGTGGCCGCGATGAACGACACGGAGTTCGGCCTCAACGCGTCCGTCTGGACGTCCGACGTCGCCCGGGCCCGCCGGCTCGCCGCCCGCGTGGACGCGGGGACGGTCGTCGTCAACGACGGCTACGCCTCGGCCTGGGGCAGCGCGGGCGCACCCATGGGCGGCATGAAGTCCTCCGGCCTGGGCCGTCGGCACGGTCGCGAGGCGATCGACGCCGTCACCGAGGTGCAGACCGTGGCCGTGCAGCGTGGCCTCGGCGCCGGGGTGTCCCTGGACACCCTCTACCGGCTGGGCGGGGAGACCCCGAGCGCCGTCCTCAC